In Rutidosis leptorrhynchoides isolate AG116_Rl617_1_P2 chromosome 2, CSIRO_AGI_Rlap_v1, whole genome shotgun sequence, one genomic interval encodes:
- the LOC139888662 gene encoding uncharacterized protein, translated as MVMLKVSPWKGVIRFRKRGKLAPRFIGPFKVLALVGEVVYRLELPEKLAEIHNTFHVSYLHKCLTDDSMRVPLNEITLNNKLEYVKEPVAILDEKVKEIRNKRIQTYKVQWHHRKGSECTWESEEFVMENLPSLHAAWIARTRSGPSVGEL; from the coding sequence atggtgatgcttaaggtgtcaccatggaagggTGTAATTAGGTTCCGAAAGCGGGGAAAActtgctcctcgatttattggaccTTTTAAAGTGTTGGCCCTCGTTGGTGAGGTTGTATATCGTTTGGAGTTACCCGAAAAGCTTGCAGAAatccataacacattccatgtttcctatCTTCACAAGTGTCTTACGGATGACTCGATGCGGGTACCGTTAAATGAGATTACTCTAAATAACAAACTAGAGTATGTGAAAGAGCCGGTtgctattcttgatgaaaaggttaaagagATTCGTAATAAGAGGATTCAAACTTATAAGGTACAATGGCACCACCGAAAGGGGTCCGAGTGTACttgggaatccgaggaatttgtgaTGGAGAATTTACCTTCATTACATGCTGCGTGGATCGCAAGGACGCGATCGGGTCCAAGtgtgggagagttgtaa